One genomic segment of Bradyrhizobium diazoefficiens includes these proteins:
- a CDS encoding amidohydrolase family protein, giving the protein MFAAAGLPGLTAATKRTRGREPHRYLKLTGARVIDGTGAPPWGPADLVVENGRIVALAKTGKAKLPETENANDVLEINCSGKFLTPGLIDCHAHIGAPFHAKNGPQPSADYIYKLWLGHGVTTVRETGCFNGLSWTLQQKAAAEEGRIDAPRIMAYAPFPATTDYVKSLHTPEQAAAWVRDVKEAGADGIKFFGAPPALMKAALEECTRRDLRSCCHHAQLAVGRMNPLQTAGWGLSSTEHSYGIPETLLENQTLQSFPPDYDYGDEYLRFSAAGQTFMQAALPGSPKWEAVLGLFLEARHTFVPTFNVYDGNRDLMRTRRADWHERFTDPTLWAYFQPQRGGHGAYWYRWSTTNEIEWRETFRLWMRFVNDYKNLGGRIAVGSDSGFMFQTYGFGYIRELELLQEAGFTPLEVLRSATACGAELLGIEQDTGTLEIGKRADILIHRSNPLTDFKLLYGTGAMRLNDVMKSVDWDRSLETVIKGGLLYDPVELLDDVEAMVSAARQER; this is encoded by the coding sequence ATGTTCGCCGCGGCCGGCCTGCCGGGATTGACGGCGGCGACCAAAAGAACACGAGGCCGCGAGCCCCATCGATATCTCAAACTGACGGGCGCCCGCGTGATCGACGGGACGGGCGCGCCGCCGTGGGGGCCGGCGGATCTAGTCGTTGAGAATGGCCGGATCGTCGCGCTCGCCAAGACAGGCAAGGCGAAGCTTCCAGAGACGGAGAATGCCAACGATGTGCTGGAGATCAACTGCTCCGGCAAGTTCCTCACTCCAGGGCTCATCGACTGCCATGCTCATATCGGCGCCCCGTTCCATGCCAAGAACGGGCCGCAACCTTCAGCCGACTACATCTACAAGCTCTGGCTCGGACATGGCGTCACGACCGTGCGTGAGACTGGATGCTTCAACGGCCTATCCTGGACGTTGCAGCAGAAGGCGGCGGCCGAGGAGGGGCGTATCGACGCCCCACGGATTATGGCCTATGCGCCTTTCCCGGCGACGACCGACTATGTCAAGAGTCTGCATACGCCGGAACAGGCCGCGGCCTGGGTCCGTGATGTCAAGGAGGCCGGCGCTGACGGCATAAAGTTCTTCGGAGCGCCGCCGGCTTTGATGAAAGCGGCGCTCGAAGAGTGCACTCGGCGCGATCTGCGGAGTTGCTGTCACCACGCTCAGCTCGCGGTCGGCCGGATGAACCCGCTCCAGACGGCCGGTTGGGGTCTCAGCAGCACCGAGCATTCCTACGGAATCCCTGAGACGCTGCTCGAAAACCAGACGCTGCAGTCGTTCCCTCCGGATTACGATTACGGGGACGAATATCTGCGCTTCTCGGCGGCAGGCCAGACCTTCATGCAGGCCGCCCTCCCGGGCTCGCCGAAGTGGGAAGCGGTCCTTGGCCTCTTCCTTGAGGCGCGCCACACCTTCGTCCCGACCTTCAACGTCTACGACGGCAATCGCGACCTAATGCGCACGCGGCGGGCCGATTGGCACGAGCGGTTCACCGATCCGACGCTCTGGGCCTATTTCCAGCCGCAGCGCGGCGGACACGGGGCCTACTGGTATCGCTGGTCGACGACGAACGAGATCGAGTGGCGGGAAACTTTCCGTCTCTGGATGCGCTTCGTCAACGACTACAAGAATCTCGGCGGTCGCATCGCCGTCGGTAGTGATTCCGGCTTCATGTTCCAGACATACGGCTTCGGATATATCCGGGAGCTGGAGCTCCTCCAGGAGGCCGGATTTACGCCGCTAGAGGTCCTACGCTCTGCGACGGCGTGCGGTGCAGAACTGCTGGGCATCGAGCAGGATACGGGGACGCTCGAGATCGGAAAGCGCGCCGACATCCTCATCCACCGCAGCAATCCGCTGACAGATTTCAAGCTGCTCTACGGCACCGGGGCCATGCGCCTGAACGACGTGATGAAATCCGTCGACTGGGACCGCAGCCTGGAGACCGTGATCAAGGGTGGGCTGCTCTATGACCCGGTCGAACTCCTCGACGATGTCGAGGCGATGGTCTCCGCAGCCAGACAGGAGCGCTGA
- a CDS encoding tRNA-binding protein yields the protein MTKPISIDDFLSVDIRVGTVVEVAAFPEARKPAWKLKIDFGAEIGVKKSSAQIVALYSREQLIGRQVACVVNLSPRKIGPFLSEVLTLGFPDEQGRVVLIAPERSVPNGARMF from the coding sequence ATGACAAAGCCTATAAGCATCGATGATTTTCTATCCGTTGATATCAGGGTTGGCACTGTCGTTGAGGTGGCCGCCTTTCCGGAGGCCCGCAAGCCTGCATGGAAACTGAAGATCGATTTTGGCGCCGAGATCGGTGTCAAGAAATCCAGCGCGCAGATTGTTGCGCTGTATTCGCGTGAGCAATTGATCGGCCGGCAGGTCGCGTGCGTCGTCAACTTGTCGCCCCGTAAGATCGGTCCGTTTCTCTCTGAAGTGCTGACGCTGGGGTTTCCCGACGAGCAAGGCCGCGTGGTTCTAATCGCTCCGGAACGCAGTGTTCCGAACGGCGCTAGGATGTTTTAG
- a CDS encoding haloacid dehalogenase type II gives MKLTDFKALTFDCYGTLIDWESGMFEALKPLTARLSSPLTRDQVLEAHARHESSQQTQTPATRYSDVLPIVYKRLAEEWGLPVTWDECVTYGQSVRNWPAFTDSAGALRYLKRHYKLIILSNVDNASFAASNKRLQVQFDAIYTAEDCGSYKPSDRNFEYMLKKLEALGIKKSEILHTAESMFHDHGPANRHGLASCWIYRRHDQEGFGATMHPGDMPKVDFRFNSMADLVKAHQEALRDG, from the coding sequence ATGAAACTGACAGACTTCAAGGCGCTGACGTTCGATTGTTACGGAACGCTGATCGATTGGGAATCGGGCATGTTCGAGGCGCTGAAGCCCCTTACGGCCCGGCTCTCTTCTCCGCTGACGCGCGATCAGGTCCTTGAGGCCCACGCGCGCCATGAATCGTCGCAGCAGACTCAAACACCGGCCACGCGCTATAGCGATGTCCTGCCGATCGTGTACAAGCGGCTCGCCGAAGAATGGGGGCTGCCTGTGACGTGGGATGAATGCGTCACCTACGGGCAATCGGTCAGAAACTGGCCCGCTTTCACGGATTCGGCCGGCGCGCTCCGGTATCTCAAGCGCCACTACAAGCTCATCATTCTGTCGAACGTCGACAATGCGAGCTTTGCCGCGAGCAACAAAAGGCTTCAGGTCCAGTTTGACGCGATTTACACGGCCGAGGATTGCGGTTCCTACAAGCCCTCGGATCGCAATTTCGAATACATGCTGAAGAAGCTTGAGGCCCTCGGTATCAAGAAAAGCGAGATTCTTCACACTGCCGAGAGCATGTTCCACGACCACGGACCCGCCAACAGGCACGGTCTTGCCTCCTGCTGGATCTATCGTCGCCACGACCAAGAAGGTTTTGGCGCGACCATGCATCCCGGCGATATGCCGAAAGTCGACTTTCGCTTCAACAGCATGGCCGACCTTGTGAAGGCGCATCAGGAAGCGCTCAGGGACGGTTGA
- a CDS encoding CobW family GTP-binding protein yields the protein MDRSGSTADRPEFFVLTGPLGTGKTTLLSEYLSFADTSDTGVLVNDAGEVNIDGAVIGSDHRNLALATLDGGCVCCSLGNDLQEGIDALLQARAERRLGPPRRIILETSGLAEPAPIIRYLRAIRQVEFDVRIVATFDASGPTVGESFLPHYASQLAAAQTIVLTKLDKISERQWARSAAEAQRFNPLAGQVVTDRAWERALAAFSRHGDRPFARAPQFSASAASPSRITVVFAQWHATASWEAISEWIENLAGFFGSRLLRLKGLVRPDGYLDPVLINGVGDAFSPPRRIRVLDDIRLGVMLIMRDVARDELFQPFGVENPPTVRIR from the coding sequence ATGGATCGCTCGGGCTCAACCGCCGATCGTCCGGAATTCTTCGTGCTGACGGGGCCTTTGGGGACCGGCAAGACGACGCTCCTGTCGGAGTACCTCTCCTTCGCCGACACGTCCGACACGGGTGTGCTCGTCAATGATGCTGGCGAGGTCAACATTGACGGTGCGGTGATTGGTTCGGACCATCGTAATCTCGCCCTCGCCACGCTGGACGGTGGCTGCGTGTGCTGCTCGCTCGGCAACGATCTTCAGGAGGGGATCGATGCCTTGCTGCAGGCGCGCGCTGAACGACGTCTGGGCCCTCCGCGGCGGATCATTCTCGAAACGAGCGGGCTTGCCGAGCCCGCGCCCATCATCCGATACCTGCGCGCGATTCGGCAGGTCGAGTTCGACGTCCGGATCGTCGCCACCTTCGACGCATCGGGACCAACCGTCGGCGAAAGCTTTCTTCCACACTACGCATCCCAACTCGCGGCCGCGCAAACGATCGTGCTGACCAAGCTCGACAAGATTTCCGAGCGACAATGGGCTCGCAGCGCCGCAGAGGCTCAACGCTTCAACCCGCTAGCCGGGCAGGTCGTAACGGATCGGGCTTGGGAACGGGCGCTTGCCGCGTTCTCTAGGCATGGCGACCGACCTTTCGCTCGGGCTCCGCAATTCTCCGCAAGCGCGGCCTCACCCTCCCGTATCACGGTGGTCTTCGCGCAATGGCACGCGACTGCGTCCTGGGAGGCAATTTCCGAGTGGATCGAGAACCTCGCGGGTTTCTTCGGAAGCCGCCTCTTGCGCCTGAAGGGTCTGGTCAGGCCCGACGGCTATCTAGACCCCGTGCTAATCAACGGTGTCGGCGACGCGTTCTCGCCGCCCAGGCGGATCCGCGTCTTGGACGACATTCGTCTCGGCGTGATGCTGATCATGCGTGATGTGGCGAGAGATGAACTCTTCCAACCCTTCGGGGTCGAGAACCCACCCACGGTGAGGATCCGATGA
- a CDS encoding ABC transporter ATP-binding protein, which translates to MTDLAVQGIRGGYPNAEEIVKGIDLDVRPGDLTVIIGPNGAGKSTFLKLVAGLLKPSSGVISLQGQPLQLGNAQAACRAGMSFVPQERNVFASLTIRENLEMGGYLLRKGVKDRIDEQLSRFPLLKTKFRERAGNLSGGQRQVLAMGVALMTSPSVLLLDEPTAGLSPAAADEIFELVRDLAKSGLAVLMVEQNALLALEYGTKGLALVAGRKAREASASSLLADDEVRHLFLGRREHGPAIQHEAKREDHHEGI; encoded by the coding sequence ATGACCGACCTTGCTGTCCAAGGCATCCGGGGCGGCTACCCGAACGCTGAAGAAATTGTTAAAGGCATCGACCTGGACGTCCGGCCTGGCGATCTCACGGTCATTATCGGCCCAAACGGAGCCGGAAAATCGACGTTTCTGAAACTCGTCGCGGGTTTGCTGAAACCATCCTCGGGAGTGATCAGCCTGCAAGGGCAGCCGCTCCAACTTGGAAATGCTCAAGCCGCGTGCAGGGCCGGAATGAGCTTCGTCCCGCAGGAGAGAAACGTTTTCGCGAGCCTGACGATTCGCGAGAACCTTGAGATGGGCGGATATCTTCTCCGCAAGGGCGTGAAGGACCGGATCGACGAGCAACTGTCGCGCTTCCCGCTGTTGAAGACCAAATTCCGCGAAAGGGCGGGGAACCTGTCGGGCGGGCAGCGCCAGGTGCTCGCCATGGGCGTGGCGCTCATGACCAGTCCGAGCGTGCTGCTGCTCGACGAGCCGACGGCCGGGCTATCGCCGGCTGCAGCGGACGAGATATTCGAACTCGTTCGGGATTTGGCGAAGTCGGGCCTCGCAGTCCTTATGGTCGAGCAGAACGCCCTCCTGGCTCTCGAATACGGGACCAAGGGCCTGGCTCTGGTCGCGGGCCGAAAAGCACGCGAGGCCTCCGCGTCATCGTTGCTCGCCGACGACGAAGTGCGTCACCTGTTCCTTGGCCGACGCGAGCACGGTCCAGCCATCCAACACGAAGCAAAACGCGAGGATCATCATGAGGGAATTTGA
- a CDS encoding transporter substrate-binding domain-containing protein: MFYPFRNLHIGCVVAVLAIGVSTGAEADKIDDIISSGKLRCAVVLDYPPMGYRNAKNEPEGFDVEYCRDLAKALGVEPQIVETPFPDRIPALISDRADVGVASTSDTLERAKTIGFTIPYFVLNTVVLAREDASITKPDEIKGHPVGGVAGNYETIGLEANVKALNDPRGRFRAFQSQADVFLALSQKQIDATWVASTVAADIIKSGRYPGLKVVGVAPIVPDYVALIALRQEQGLLNYLNLFINQQVRSGRYNALYDKWVGKAAGDVPALTVPGVYR; encoded by the coding sequence ATGTTCTACCCATTTCGCAACCTACACATCGGCTGTGTCGTGGCTGTCCTCGCGATCGGTGTCAGCACCGGCGCGGAAGCCGACAAAATCGACGATATTATCTCCTCCGGAAAGCTGCGTTGCGCGGTGGTCCTCGACTATCCGCCGATGGGCTATCGCAATGCCAAGAACGAACCGGAAGGCTTCGATGTCGAGTATTGCCGCGATCTGGCAAAGGCTCTCGGTGTCGAGCCCCAAATCGTGGAAACGCCGTTTCCCGATCGTATTCCCGCGCTGATCTCCGATCGCGCAGATGTCGGCGTGGCCTCGACCTCGGATACGCTCGAGCGTGCGAAAACGATTGGGTTCACCATCCCGTATTTCGTTCTGAACACGGTCGTACTCGCGCGCGAGGACGCAAGCATCACCAAGCCTGACGAGATCAAGGGCCACCCTGTCGGTGGGGTCGCAGGCAACTATGAAACGATCGGCCTTGAGGCCAATGTGAAGGCCCTCAACGATCCTAGAGGTCGCTTCCGCGCATTTCAGTCGCAAGCCGATGTGTTTCTGGCGCTCAGTCAGAAGCAGATCGACGCGACCTGGGTCGCATCGACGGTTGCGGCCGACATCATCAAGTCCGGCAGGTATCCCGGCCTAAAGGTCGTCGGCGTTGCACCCATTGTGCCCGATTACGTCGCACTCATCGCGCTGCGTCAGGAGCAGGGCCTCCTCAACTACCTGAATTTGTTCATCAATCAGCAGGTTCGATCAGGCCGGTACAATGCACTCTACGACAAGTGGGTCGGTAAGGCGGCCGGCGATGTGCCGGCTCTGACCGTTCCCGGCGTGTATCGCTGA
- a CDS encoding branched-chain amino acid ABC transporter permease encodes MFTEFAQYVLNGLVLGALIALPALGLTLIFSVQGFVNFSVAAQMTVGAYAAWLAGAYLGWSSILMLLFAFLVPGMLGVAADRLALAPIRRQSGAHTALMLAVVSIALNLAIENALRFLFGSNLNSFDIPVERNLQIWGLSVGPQQLRNLVTALLIAVALAAFFSLTRWGKAMRAVADNTDLARLKGIEPRNLANLATFIGMGLAGIGGSLLAIDTSVDPSTGSRLILVIFSASVLGGLTSLYGAVLGALIIGVMGEVAMIAMPPVYQSLTAFLAILFILLVKPTGLLVGAEGVRK; translated from the coding sequence ATGTTCACCGAATTCGCACAATATGTGCTGAACGGCCTTGTGCTGGGAGCGCTCATCGCATTGCCGGCGCTGGGGCTCACGTTGATCTTCTCCGTGCAGGGGTTCGTCAACTTCAGTGTTGCCGCCCAGATGACCGTCGGCGCCTACGCCGCTTGGCTCGCAGGAGCTTATTTGGGATGGTCTTCCATCCTGATGCTGCTTTTCGCATTCCTGGTCCCTGGCATGCTGGGCGTCGCGGCCGACCGGCTCGCGCTCGCTCCGATCCGGCGCCAATCCGGTGCCCACACCGCCTTGATGCTGGCGGTCGTCTCAATCGCGCTGAATCTCGCAATCGAGAATGCGCTCCGCTTCCTCTTCGGGAGCAATCTAAACAGCTTCGACATTCCGGTCGAACGCAACCTTCAGATCTGGGGGTTGAGCGTCGGTCCCCAGCAGCTTCGCAATCTGGTCACCGCACTCCTCATCGCGGTAGCGCTTGCGGCATTCTTTTCGCTGACCCGGTGGGGCAAAGCGATGCGGGCGGTTGCCGACAATACTGACCTCGCCAGATTGAAGGGCATCGAGCCACGCAATCTGGCGAACCTCGCGACGTTCATCGGCATGGGGCTCGCCGGCATCGGCGGCTCGCTGCTGGCGATCGATACCAGCGTCGATCCATCGACCGGCTCGCGGCTTATTCTAGTTATTTTTTCGGCGAGCGTGCTGGGGGGATTGACGAGCCTTTACGGTGCGGTCCTGGGGGCGCTGATCATCGGTGTCATGGGCGAGGTCGCGATGATCGCGATGCCTCCCGTATATCAGTCCCTCACGGCCTTTCTCGCGATTCTCTTCATCCTGCTGGTGAAGCCGACAGGCCTCCTCGTCGGCGCGGAAGGGGTGAGAAAATGA
- a CDS encoding LuxR C-terminal-related transcriptional regulator translates to MEVDYKRAFENSPVGQAIARNRVIVACNHTFAAIFRSSIADLVGQTFERLYPTQADYESTGRRVGARLSAERSYSDDRVMRRINGDLFWVRVSGFTYTPRNAHAHTLWVFTELAKTGAEGQSLRSSLTDRERDVATLLIEGKTGKEVAKALGISPRTVDIYRTRLLRKYNAANTAELITLLLTA, encoded by the coding sequence GTGGAGGTGGATTACAAGCGCGCGTTCGAGAACTCTCCCGTCGGCCAAGCGATTGCGCGTAACCGCGTGATCGTTGCGTGCAACCACACGTTCGCAGCCATTTTCCGCAGCTCGATCGCAGATCTGGTCGGTCAGACCTTCGAGCGCCTTTATCCAACCCAGGCGGACTACGAGAGCACGGGACGTCGGGTTGGTGCTCGGCTATCGGCGGAGCGTAGCTATAGTGACGACCGTGTCATGCGCCGGATCAACGGCGACCTATTCTGGGTCCGGGTGAGCGGCTTCACCTATACGCCAAGGAACGCTCACGCGCACACCTTGTGGGTGTTCACAGAACTGGCAAAGACCGGCGCCGAAGGGCAATCGCTCAGATCATCTTTGACGGATCGCGAGCGCGACGTGGCCACGCTTCTCATCGAGGGGAAGACTGGAAAAGAGGTCGCGAAAGCCTTGGGTATCAGCCCGAGAACAGTCGACATCTATCGCACGCGACTGCTGCGGAAGTACAATGCCGCGAACACTGCGGAGTTGATAACTCTCCTGCTAACGGCCTAG
- a CDS encoding branched-chain amino acid ABC transporter permease produces MTSYLLFIGTIAAIYSLLSLGLVVSWGQTGMVNLGLVGFFGLGAYCSALLTKFGAPIGVGWVAGAALSAAIGVAFCLLTRTLRGDYLAIVTLGFGEGLRLVELNERWLTGGSDGISGIRAPLKDTLGDLYPWFYFALAWALVALVVWVLTRILGSPFGRALRAVRDDEKIAAVAGKNVLRLKCQAFGIGAALFGLAGALYAHLTSYISPDNFVVQLTIYIFLAVTAGGYSRLIGAVFGSLAVLTILESSRFAAEYIPGLSAVQIASLREFAIAVALIVIMQLRPQGVFGLRNERAGAGAIDATSSAPTVATASK; encoded by the coding sequence ATGACCTCGTATCTTTTGTTCATCGGAACCATTGCCGCCATCTACTCCCTGCTCTCGCTCGGCCTCGTCGTCAGTTGGGGCCAGACCGGTATGGTCAATCTCGGCCTGGTCGGTTTCTTTGGCCTTGGCGCTTATTGCTCCGCACTGCTGACGAAGTTCGGGGCACCGATCGGAGTTGGATGGGTCGCGGGAGCGGCACTATCAGCCGCGATCGGCGTGGCGTTCTGTCTTCTGACTCGAACGCTCCGAGGCGACTACCTCGCCATCGTGACACTGGGCTTCGGCGAAGGCCTGCGTCTTGTCGAGCTCAATGAGCGCTGGCTCACGGGCGGCAGCGACGGCATCTCTGGCATCCGCGCCCCGTTGAAGGATACGCTCGGCGATCTCTATCCCTGGTTTTATTTTGCGCTGGCGTGGGCCCTCGTCGCCCTCGTTGTCTGGGTCCTCACACGCATCCTTGGCAGTCCCTTCGGCCGAGCCCTTCGCGCGGTACGGGACGACGAGAAGATCGCTGCCGTGGCGGGCAAGAACGTGCTGCGCCTGAAATGCCAAGCCTTCGGAATAGGGGCAGCTCTTTTCGGCCTTGCCGGCGCGCTCTATGCCCACCTCACGAGCTACATCTCCCCCGACAACTTCGTCGTTCAACTCACCATCTATATCTTCCTCGCCGTGACCGCCGGCGGTTATAGCCGATTGATTGGCGCTGTGTTCGGCTCCCTGGCAGTACTGACGATCCTGGAATCCTCGCGTTTCGCTGCTGAGTACATTCCGGGCCTGAGCGCCGTGCAGATTGCATCGCTCAGGGAGTTCGCGATCGCGGTCGCACTAATCGTGATCATGCAACTACGGCCACAGGGCGTTTTCGGCCTTCGGAACGAGCGTGCGGGTGCTGGCGCTATCGACGCCACGTCCTCTGCGCCGACCGTTGCGACAGCATCGAAGTGA
- a CDS encoding GAF domain-containing protein, with protein MIAFDDLRDFLGSLTRATSEGAAFSALEKRSARLHNHVLFTCLRFDYRDQVMLRLYSNREEVSPIGGQKPLPSGPWADRLIQEGRSYIGRSRQDLKEVFFDYEPLWAIGCESVMNIPIRWKSHTVGSINILGRASQYDDVSAEHFAPYAQLAVPLFLDTRGPCDARL; from the coding sequence ATGATTGCGTTTGACGATCTCCGGGACTTCCTCGGCTCGTTGACGCGAGCGACGAGCGAGGGGGCGGCGTTCTCCGCTCTCGAGAAGAGGTCGGCGCGTCTTCACAATCATGTCCTCTTCACTTGCTTGCGCTTCGACTATCGCGATCAGGTCATGTTGAGGCTCTATTCGAACCGTGAGGAGGTTAGCCCGATAGGAGGCCAGAAGCCGCTGCCGAGCGGACCATGGGCCGATCGGCTCATTCAGGAAGGCAGGAGCTATATCGGGCGGAGCCGGCAGGATCTGAAAGAGGTCTTCTTCGACTATGAGCCGCTCTGGGCCATCGGCTGCGAGAGCGTGATGAACATCCCCATTCGTTGGAAAAGCCACACCGTCGGCTCAATCAACATTCTCGGCCGCGCCAGCCAATATGATGACGTTTCGGCCGAGCATTTCGCACCCTACGCCCAACTCGCCGTTCCGTTGTTTCTGGACACTCGAGGACCGTGCGATGCTCGCCTTTGA
- a CDS encoding ABC transporter ATP-binding protein: protein MAEAQLEISDLSIHFGGVHALDGASFAIRSGITTGLIGPNGAGKTTLFNCISGLTPGASGTVRFGGRDISRESPQQISRAGLVRSFQLARGCENMTVFEHLMLYGPRQRGEGLASALLGNAEVRRQEEALREEALDIARRLKLAHVLDNLVTRLSGGQKKLLEVGRVLLAKPKMILLDEPMAGVNPTLVQEIADHLVEMRKSGISIVLIEHEMELIERLCDEVIVMAGGRFLTRGSFSEIAANRDVQESYLGIRRQ, encoded by the coding sequence ATGGCAGAAGCACAGCTTGAGATTTCTGATCTCTCGATCCATTTCGGAGGCGTTCACGCGCTTGATGGTGCCTCCTTTGCAATCAGGTCAGGCATCACGACAGGTCTGATCGGCCCCAACGGCGCCGGGAAGACAACGCTCTTCAATTGCATCTCGGGACTGACGCCTGGAGCGAGCGGGACCGTCAGGTTTGGCGGGCGCGATATCTCCCGCGAATCTCCCCAGCAAATCTCCCGCGCGGGTCTGGTCCGCTCGTTCCAACTGGCTCGCGGCTGCGAGAACATGACGGTGTTCGAGCATCTCATGCTTTATGGTCCACGCCAGCGTGGTGAGGGACTCGCGAGCGCGCTGCTAGGCAACGCCGAGGTGCGCAGGCAAGAGGAAGCGCTTCGCGAGGAGGCGCTCGACATCGCGCGGCGCCTCAAGCTTGCGCATGTTCTCGACAACCTCGTCACGCGCCTGTCCGGCGGCCAGAAGAAGCTGTTGGAGGTCGGGCGTGTTCTTCTCGCCAAGCCCAAGATGATCCTGCTCGACGAGCCCATGGCGGGCGTGAACCCCACGCTTGTCCAGGAGATCGCCGATCATCTCGTTGAGATGCGCAAGAGCGGCATCTCGATTGTGCTGATCGAGCACGAAATGGAACTGATCGAGCGCCTTTGCGACGAGGTCATCGTCATGGCGGGCGGGCGCTTCCTAACGCGCGGCAGCTTCTCCGAAATCGCGGCGAACCGCGACGTCCAGGAGAGCTATTTGGGGATTCGGCGCCAATGA
- a CDS encoding ABC transporter substrate-binding protein, whose product MADASTVQPSNTKQNARIIMREFDRRRFLAGAAGAGSMAAFWPRALLAQGTQPIKIGILIPLTGSTSQFGATMSAAAKIAVSNINAAGGVAGRLVEVLIEDDQSNPEAAVRAVRKLIDVDKVVSIGGSYASAVTSAIAPLCYESKTVLFTSSGADSITKTPHNGYVFRTSPTVTLQGTRVGQYALELGAKKMFFLGPQTPFAQSYIDIISKLFKDAGGFGQGLIYEDKRASYRTEVDQALRTNPDVVVLGGYVPDTSVVLKDLYRAGFGGKKIGYSFGVNQVLADGLPHEVSEGTASLVPSASEDSTAYKTLIGKMGRSALDSYSCQVYDHVVLTTLALAQAAAASPNGTVVRDAVRAISQDPKGEKVSDVAQGLKLIADKKPLNYDGPSGPLEFAANGDVEGVFFRYEQVQKGKMALLKVA is encoded by the coding sequence TTGGCCGACGCGAGCACGGTCCAGCCATCCAACACGAAGCAAAACGCGAGGATCATCATGAGGGAATTTGACCGTAGGCGTTTCCTTGCCGGTGCCGCCGGTGCCGGCTCTATGGCGGCTTTTTGGCCGCGTGCGCTGCTGGCGCAGGGCACGCAGCCCATCAAGATCGGCATCCTGATCCCCCTGACCGGGTCAACCAGCCAGTTCGGGGCGACGATGAGTGCTGCGGCCAAGATTGCCGTCAGCAACATCAACGCCGCCGGAGGCGTGGCCGGCCGGCTGGTCGAAGTCCTGATCGAGGATGACCAGAGCAACCCGGAAGCCGCGGTTCGGGCGGTACGCAAACTGATCGACGTCGACAAGGTCGTCTCGATCGGCGGTTCCTACGCTTCGGCCGTAACATCGGCGATCGCGCCCTTGTGCTATGAGAGCAAGACGGTGCTCTTCACCTCGTCGGGGGCGGATAGCATCACAAAGACGCCGCACAACGGCTACGTCTTCCGCACCTCCCCGACCGTCACTTTGCAAGGCACGCGGGTGGGACAATACGCGCTGGAACTCGGCGCCAAAAAGATGTTCTTCCTCGGGCCGCAGACCCCCTTTGCCCAGTCCTACATCGACATCATCTCGAAACTGTTCAAGGATGCGGGCGGATTCGGACAGGGACTGATCTACGAGGACAAGCGCGCCAGCTACCGGACCGAGGTCGATCAAGCGCTGCGGACGAATCCAGACGTCGTTGTGCTCGGCGGCTACGTACCGGACACCTCCGTCGTTCTCAAGGACCTCTATCGCGCCGGCTTCGGCGGCAAGAAGATCGGGTACTCTTTCGGAGTGAACCAGGTCCTGGCCGACGGACTGCCTCACGAGGTGTCAGAAGGCACCGCCTCGCTCGTGCCGTCGGCGTCCGAAGATTCGACGGCCTATAAGACACTCATCGGCAAGATGGGCCGGTCGGCCCTCGATAGCTATTCGTGTCAGGTCTACGATCATGTCGTTCTGACCACTTTGGCACTCGCGCAGGCTGCGGCCGCGTCACCGAACGGCACCGTCGTCCGCGACGCCGTGAGAGCGATTTCTCAGGATCCGAAGGGGGAAAAGGTCAGCGACGTCGCACAGGGGTTGAAACTCATCGCCGACAAGAAGCCGCTCAACTACGACGGCCCGAGCGGCCCACTCGAATTTGCTGCCAACGGCGATGTCGAAGGCGTCTTCTTTCGGTATGAGCAGGTTCAGAAGGGTAAGATGGCCCTTCTGAAGGTCGCCTGA